Proteins encoded by one window of Streptomyces sp. ALI-76-A:
- a CDS encoding SRPBCC family protein encodes MYTVEETIEVAVPVRTAYNQWTQFTSFPRFMTVVKKVEQVRPALLTWTLAVGPLRREFQTEIVEQRPDSHVSWRSLERHTVHRGEVSFRPTTADGTAVTVRIEIESRGVTGVLGGLPKLVSRVVRGELRHFKGYIEGLGAESGAWRGTIRDGRVRPEEAKPHRSRVARWPVG; translated from the coding sequence ATGTATACCGTTGAGGAAACGATCGAGGTCGCGGTTCCGGTGCGCACCGCGTACAACCAGTGGACCCAGTTCACGAGCTTCCCCCGTTTCATGACCGTGGTGAAGAAGGTCGAGCAGGTCAGGCCCGCCCTCCTCACGTGGACTCTCGCCGTGGGGCCCCTGCGCCGCGAGTTCCAGACCGAGATCGTGGAGCAGCGACCCGACTCGCACGTGAGCTGGCGAAGTCTTGAACGGCACACCGTCCACCGGGGCGAAGTGTCGTTCCGGCCCACCACGGCGGACGGTACGGCCGTCACCGTCCGGATCGAGATCGAGTCGCGCGGCGTCACCGGTGTGCTCGGCGGCCTCCCCAAGCTGGTCAGCCGTGTCGTACGGGGAGAGCTGCGGCACTTCAAGGGGTACATCGAAGGGCTCGGTGCGGAGAGCGGGGCGTGGCGGGGCACCATCCGCGACGGACGCGTACGGCCCGAGGAAGCGAAGCCGCACCGGAGCCGGGTGGCTCGCTGGCCCGTCGGCTGA
- a CDS encoding ANTAR domain-containing protein produces MRQEPLSPPLPDAVRTPPAGETTGQPPQSDIELRNRRLARAAVVPAQRTLLGRYGLASETAAFELLRQASQRFNIKLHTLADAAARIPGPDADADVWFPGRARYRPPPLPGLAVDEASRSSHGAVLKAAMRRVLHVTETGMGNVQLAESGMLRLEKHTGLNRQFTDFFAFVQDSTTSCAQAAAQRQQVTVKDVAVADVFDEDSRRTILHAGSRAAHSLPLTSRAGTVLGMISSHHEQPLTDFTRAQLAALDATGAQVGQWLLWHRHTVVLDALEHLHTTARAAR; encoded by the coding sequence GTGCGCCAGGAGCCCTTGAGCCCGCCCCTGCCCGATGCCGTCCGGACGCCGCCTGCCGGCGAGACGACCGGGCAGCCGCCCCAGAGTGACATCGAGCTGCGCAATCGCCGACTGGCGCGCGCCGCTGTCGTGCCCGCCCAGCGGACACTGCTCGGACGCTATGGGCTGGCCTCCGAAACGGCGGCCTTCGAGCTGCTGCGCCAGGCCTCCCAGCGGTTCAACATTAAGCTGCACACCCTGGCCGACGCCGCCGCACGCATCCCCGGCCCCGACGCGGACGCCGACGTGTGGTTCCCCGGCCGGGCCCGCTACAGGCCGCCGCCCCTGCCGGGCCTGGCCGTGGACGAGGCCAGCCGCAGCAGCCACGGGGCGGTCCTGAAGGCCGCGATGCGGCGCGTGCTGCACGTCACCGAGACCGGCATGGGCAACGTACAACTGGCCGAAAGCGGGATGCTCCGCCTGGAGAAGCACACCGGACTGAACCGGCAGTTCACCGACTTCTTCGCCTTCGTCCAGGATTCGACGACATCCTGCGCACAGGCCGCCGCGCAACGCCAGCAGGTCACGGTGAAGGACGTCGCGGTCGCCGACGTCTTCGACGAGGACTCCCGCCGCACGATCCTGCACGCGGGCAGCCGCGCCGCCCACAGCCTCCCCCTGACCAGTCGCGCCGGAACGGTGCTGGGAATGATCTCCTCGCACCACGAACAGCCCTTGACCGACTTCACCCGGGCCCAGCTCGCCGCCCTGGACGCCACCGGGGCACAAGTGGGCCAGTGGCTGCTCTGGCACCGGCACACCGTGGTGCTGGACGCTCTCGAACATCTGCACACCACCGCCAGAGCCGCACGCTGA
- a CDS encoding ATP-binding protein yields MDQAAQKQDQLVSEELIKVSEGYEGGSGDISKARRLARTFLEGVQAVHGLPVSGRAMDTVQLVVSELLTNACKYAPGPCLLDVEVTGGRVEVTVWDSNPTLPVATAADPGRVGQHGLEIVMAVCQSFEVHREPVGKRMVAAVMLADDLGGDVAGHDPCA; encoded by the coding sequence ATGGATCAGGCTGCCCAAAAACAGGATCAGCTGGTGAGTGAAGAGCTGATCAAGGTCTCCGAAGGCTATGAGGGCGGCTCCGGCGACATCTCAAAGGCACGCAGGTTGGCACGCACCTTCTTGGAGGGAGTACAGGCCGTTCACGGCCTTCCGGTGTCCGGCCGCGCGATGGACACGGTCCAACTGGTGGTCAGCGAGTTGTTGACGAACGCCTGCAAGTACGCGCCCGGTCCATGCCTGCTCGATGTGGAGGTGACCGGTGGCCGGGTCGAGGTGACGGTCTGGGACAGCAACCCGACGCTGCCGGTGGCCACAGCCGCCGACCCGGGCCGGGTGGGCCAGCACGGTCTGGAGATCGTGATGGCCGTGTGCCAGAGCTTCGAGGTGCACCGGGAGCCGGTGGGCAAGCGCATGGTCGCCGCCGTCATGCTCGCGGACGACCTCGGCGGAGACGTCGCGGGTCACGATCCCTGCGCGTGA
- a CDS encoding dihydrofolate reductase family protein, giving the protein MSLVRVQHISISLDGFATGEGQSLDAPFGHAGERLHEWMFATRWGREMLGRPGGTGGVDDAFVRLFAPGIGAEIMGAGKFGHPGWHEDPQWKGWWGPNPPFHTPVFVLTHHPRPSIRMEGGTTFHFLDASPADALETAREAAGGQDVRIGGGPTMIRDFLTAGLVDHLHVVVVPILLGRGVRLWDGLEGFEKDYGVEAVSAPSGVTHLTFTRAGL; this is encoded by the coding sequence GTGTCACTCGTCCGCGTCCAACACATCTCCATCTCGCTCGACGGGTTCGCCACCGGCGAGGGCCAGAGTCTCGACGCACCCTTCGGCCACGCCGGTGAACGGCTGCACGAATGGATGTTCGCCACTCGGTGGGGCCGCGAGATGCTGGGCCGACCGGGCGGCACGGGCGGCGTCGACGACGCCTTCGTGCGGCTGTTCGCTCCCGGGATCGGCGCCGAGATCATGGGCGCCGGGAAGTTCGGCCACCCCGGCTGGCACGAGGACCCGCAGTGGAAGGGGTGGTGGGGTCCCAACCCGCCGTTCCACACGCCGGTCTTCGTCCTCACGCATCACCCGCGCCCGTCCATCCGGATGGAGGGCGGCACGACGTTCCACTTCCTCGACGCCTCGCCTGCCGACGCGCTCGAGACGGCCCGCGAGGCCGCCGGCGGCCAGGACGTACGCATCGGTGGGGGGCCCACCATGATCCGTGACTTCCTCACCGCCGGGCTCGTCGACCACCTGCACGTCGTGGTGGTCCCGATCCTGCTCGGCCGAGGCGTGCGCCTCTGGGACGGGCTGGAGGGCTTCGAGAAGGACTACGGGGTCGAGGCCGTCTCCGCGCCGAGCGGAGTCACGCATCTGACGTTCACCCGTGCGGGTCTGTGA